One Pseudomonas muyukensis DNA segment encodes these proteins:
- the hyi gene encoding hydroxypyruvate isomerase gives MPRFAANLSMLFTEQDFLARFKAAADAGFSGVEYLFPYDFDATQIKQQLDTHGLTQVLFNLPAGDWSKGERGITCHPDRVEEFRAGVDKAIEYAKVLGNTQVNALAGIRPQGPDCATVRKTFVDNLRYAADKLKAAGIRLVMEMINTRDIPGFYLNTTQQALEIQAEVGSDNLFLQYDIYHMQIMEGDLARTLETHLKLINHVQLADNPGRHEPGTGEINYRFLFEHLDRIGYQGWVGAEYKPRTTTEAGLGWLKTHNAI, from the coding sequence ATGCCTCGCTTCGCTGCCAACTTGTCCATGCTGTTCACCGAACAGGACTTCCTGGCCCGCTTCAAGGCGGCCGCCGACGCCGGTTTCAGCGGTGTCGAATACCTGTTCCCGTACGACTTCGACGCCACCCAGATCAAGCAGCAGCTCGACACCCACGGCCTGACCCAGGTGCTGTTCAACCTTCCTGCGGGCGACTGGTCGAAAGGTGAGCGCGGTATCACCTGCCACCCCGACCGCGTCGAAGAGTTCCGCGCCGGGGTCGACAAGGCCATCGAATACGCCAAGGTGCTGGGCAACACCCAGGTCAACGCCCTGGCCGGCATCCGCCCGCAAGGCCCGGACTGCGCCACCGTGCGCAAGACTTTCGTGGACAACCTGCGCTACGCCGCCGACAAGCTCAAGGCCGCCGGCATCCGCCTGGTCATGGAAATGATCAACACCCGCGACATCCCCGGCTTCTACCTGAACACCACCCAGCAGGCTTTGGAGATCCAGGCCGAGGTAGGCAGCGACAACCTGTTCCTGCAGTACGACATCTACCACATGCAGATCATGGAAGGTGACCTGGCGCGCACCCTGGAAACCCACCTGAAGCTGATCAACCACGTGCAGCTGGCCGATAACCCCGGCCGCCACGAACCAGGCACCGGCGAGATCAACTACCGCTTCCTGTTCGAGCACCTGGACCGCATCGGCTACCAGGGCTGGGTGGGCGCGGAATACAAGCCCAGGACCACCACTGAAGCCGGCCTGGGCTGGCTCAAGACGCACAACGCAATCTAA
- a CDS encoding 2-hydroxy-3-oxopropionate reductase, translating to MAKIGFLGTGIMGKPMAQNLQKAGHSIFVSTHHDAAPADLIAAGAVALANPKEVAQEAEFIIVMVPDTPQVEAVLFGENGVVEGVGPNKVVIDMSSISPTATKAFAEKIKATGAAYLDAPVSGGEVGAKAGTLSIMVGGCPKAFERALALFEAMGKNITRVGGNGDGQTAKVANQIIVALNIQAVGEALLFAAKNGADPAKVREALMGGFASSKILEVHAERMIKGTFDPGFRINLHQKDLNLALQGAKELGINLPNTSNAQQVFSTCVALGGGNWDHSALIKGLEHMANFSIRDDK from the coding sequence ATGGCTAAAATCGGTTTCCTCGGCACCGGCATCATGGGCAAGCCCATGGCCCAGAACCTGCAAAAGGCAGGTCACAGCATCTTCGTTTCCACCCACCACGACGCCGCCCCGGCCGACCTGATCGCCGCTGGCGCCGTGGCCCTGGCCAACCCGAAGGAAGTGGCCCAGGAAGCTGAATTCATCATCGTCATGGTGCCAGACACCCCGCAGGTCGAAGCGGTCCTGTTCGGTGAGAACGGTGTCGTCGAAGGTGTCGGCCCGAACAAGGTGGTGATCGACATGAGCTCGATCTCGCCCACCGCCACCAAGGCCTTCGCCGAGAAGATCAAGGCCACCGGCGCCGCCTACCTGGACGCCCCGGTATCCGGTGGCGAAGTCGGCGCCAAGGCCGGCACCCTGAGCATCATGGTCGGCGGCTGCCCGAAAGCCTTCGAGCGTGCCTTGGCGCTGTTCGAAGCCATGGGCAAGAACATCACCCGCGTCGGCGGCAACGGCGACGGCCAGACCGCCAAGGTGGCCAACCAGATCATCGTCGCCCTGAACATCCAGGCCGTCGGCGAAGCCCTGCTGTTCGCCGCCAAGAACGGCGCGGACCCAGCCAAGGTGCGCGAAGCGCTGATGGGCGGCTTCGCCTCGTCGAAGATCCTCGAAGTGCACGCCGAGCGCATGATCAAGGGCACCTTCGACCCGGGCTTCCGCATCAACCTGCACCAGAAGGACCTGAACCTGGCCCTGCAAGGCGCCAAGGAGCTGGGCATCAACCTGCCCAACACTTCCAACGCCCAGCAAGTGTTCAGCACCTGCGTGGCACTGGGCGGCGGCAACTGGGACCACTCGGCGCTGATCAAGGGCCTGGAGCACATGGCCAACTTCTCGATCCGCGACGACAAGTGA